From a single Pseudorasbora parva isolate DD20220531a chromosome 17, ASM2467924v1, whole genome shotgun sequence genomic region:
- the LOC137044879 gene encoding E3 ubiquitin/ISG15 ligase TRIM25-like isoform X1 has translation MAESLSHTQSRLNCPICLALLKDPVTTSCGHSFCMECIKRCWDQEVQRGVYSCPTCRTTFNQRPALSRSIVLADILQAVKQKSPARPGDVMCDVCKGRKVKAVKSCLICMASYCQTHVRPHYESKAFKMHKLVKASPNLQQQICPKHHKALEIYCYNDQKCICVLCMGDQHSGHKTVSAAAEMAKKQEELKKKKWFSIQKTTDLKKEVHQCKKAVISYKRSAQAAVENSDRIFNEIIRSIQNIQTEVRENIRAQLNKEVHDAENHIQSLEQEMGKLQEENCKLEPLLRIENHIHFFQLQKYSLHSGVSTYTSSRGVSNLTFERVEQSLSELKRQLDEVCEEHMGGILDDVADVQIFQDDDFSEDEEEEEEELEGDNLWGGFEY, from the exons ATGGCAGAATCTCTCTCTCATACGCAAAGTCGTTTAAACTGCCCGATCTGCCTAGCTCTGCTCAAGGATCCAGTGACGACTTCTTGTGGGCACAGTTTCTGCATGGAGTGTATTAAGAGGTGCTGGGACCAGGAGGTTCAAAGAGGCGTTTACAGCTGCCCTACATGCAGGACAACTTTCAACCAGAGACCAGCTCTCAGCAGAAGCATAGTACTGGCTGATATTTTACAGGCAGTAAAGCAGAAATCTCCAGCTAGGCCTGGAGACGTGATGTGTGATGTTTGCAAAGGAAGAAAAGTAAAAGCTGTTAAGTCCTGTTTGATTTGTATGGCTTCTTACTGCCAAACTCACGTCCGGCCTCATTATGAGTCCAAAGCTTTTAAAATGCACAAGCTGGTGAAAGCTTCCCCAAATCTACAGCAGCAGATCTGCCCTAAACATCATAAAGCACTGGAGATTTACTGCTATAATGACCAGAAGTGTATTTGTGTGCTTTGTATGGGGGATCAGCACAGTGGACATAAAACAGTCTCTGCTGCAGCTGAAATGGCAAAAAAACAG GAGgaactgaagaagaaaaaatggtTTTCCATTCAGAAAACCACAGACTTAAAGAAGGAGGTTCATCAGTGTAAGAAAGCGGTGATCTCTTATAAG CGCTCGGCTCAGGCTGCAGTGGAGAACAGTGACCGAATCTTCAACGAGATCATCCGCTCCATTCAGAACATTCAAACCGAGGTGAGAGAGAACATCAGGGCTCAGTTGAACAAGGAAGTTCATGATGCAGAGAATCACATACAGAGTCTGGAGCAGGAGATGGGGAAACTACAGGAGGAGAACTGTAAACTGGAGCCACTTTTGCGTATAGAGAATCATATTCATTTCTTCCAG TTACAGAAGTACTCTCTCCATTCTGGAGTTTCCACATACACTTCATCCAGGGGTGTTAGTAACCTGACATTTGAGAGAGTAGAGCAATCTCTCTCTGAGCTGAAACGCCAACTGGATGAAGTCTGTGAAGAGCACATGGGTGGAATATTAGATGACG TTGCTGATGTCCAAATATTCCAGGATG